The Streptococcus sanguinis genome contains the following window.
CGACCAGAACTGGCTGGCCTTTTTCATGACGCTCTTTAACATCCTGAACAACTGCCTTGAACTTAGAATCAATACTTGGGTAGAGCAGGTCAGAATGGTCAATACGTGCTACCGGACGGTTGGTTGGAATCGGAATAACACGAATGTTGTATGTTTCGCGGAACTCTTCTTCCTCCGTCTTAGCTGTACCTGTCATACCGGACAGCTTCTTATACATACGGAAGAGGTTCTGATAAGTAATAGAAGCAGAAGTCTTTGTTTCTTCCTGAATCGGCACGCCTTCTTTGGCTTCAATCGCTTGGTGGAGACCGTCAGAGTAACGGCGGCCTTCCATAGTCCGACCAGTAAACTGATCAACAATCAGAATTTCCTGATCTTCACTGACCACATAGTCAATGTCAAGGAGCATGATGTAGTTAGCTCGCAGAGCATTGTCGATAAAGTGAGTCAGAGCAACATTTTCAATATCGTAGAGATTGTCCAGCTTGAAGTAGCTTTCTGCCTTGTCAATCCCTGAGTCAGACAGACCAATCGTCTTAGACTGAACATCAATGATGTAGTCGTCCTTATCCAGAGATTTGACATAGTGGTCAGCCATATGATAAAGCTGGTTGGTATCTGAAGAAACTGGTCCAGATACAATCAATGGTGTCCGAGCTTCGTCAATCAGGATTGAGTCCACCTCATCGACCAAGGCATAGTTGAGTGGACGCTGCACCATGTTTTCAGCGCGGACTACCATGTTATCACGCAGGTAGTCAAAGCCGATCTCAGCATTGGTTGAATAGGTAATGTCGCAAGCGTATGCTTCTTTCTTCTCAGATGGAGACTTAGCGGCCAGATTGATACCGACAGAAAGGCCCAGCCAAGAGTAAAGTTCACCCATTTCGGTCGCGTCACGCTCAGTCAGGTATTCATTGACTGTGACAACGTGCACACCTTTGCCTGCAAGGGCATTTAAGTAAACTGGCATCGTCGCAGTCAAGGTTTTTCCTTCACCGGTACGCATCTCTGGAACGTCACCATGATGGAGAACAATTCCCCCATAACCTGAACCTTATAAGGGAAAAGGCCCAACACTCGCTTAGCTCCTTCACGGACAACCGCAAAAGCTTCAAATAAGAGCTGATCTAAAGTTTCGCCATCAGCATAGCGTTTCTTGAATTCTTCTGTTTTTGCCTGAAGTTCTTCATCAGACAAAGCTGCCATTTCGTCTTCATAAGCCAAGACCTTGTCAGCCATTTTTTCTAATTTTCTTAATTCACCTTTATCATTTTCAATGATAGTCTTTAAAATATTTGCCATTTTTTTCCTTACTATATAATAATCTTTCCGATTTTTAGAATGTTCTTTTCATTATAGCATGTTTTCCTATATCTTTCAAGAATGAAAAAAGCAAAAAAGCTCTATCAGACTGTGCTTACAGAACTGGAAGATAGCAAGATATCTAAGCTAAAAAAGAAAAGGCAGAGGTCTTGCTCTGTCCTTTCAAATACGAATGTTACAAGGATAAACTAGTCCTCTTTTTTCTTTTTGATAAAGAGACCTGTTCCTGATAAGATAGCAATGCCGCCCAAAGATGTTAGACCAAACTGAGCTTTCTCGCCAGTATCGGGCAGACTTGACAAGCTTGAAGTTTTGGTAGATTTTTCTGATGCTGTGTTAGATACATTTTGAGAAACTGTATTGCCTGAAGATTTACTCTTTATGGCGGATAGAGTTTGGGGCTTGGATTTTACAGAAAACTGCGTTCCCCTGCTAGCTGTCTCAGCTTGCGGTGATTGGTCAGATTGAAGAGACTGGCTCGTTTGAGTTGCAGCTGCTTCTATTTCTAAGTCTGGAAGCGAACTTGTGTCATATAAGACTTGACTTTGGAATTCCGGATCCCCATTTGATGAATCTGAATCCGACTTACTAATGGTATCAGCTAAAGATGTATCAACTGCAGCAGCTTGTACTGCAAACTGAACTCCGTCAGCAGTATTGGTCGGAGAAAATCTTGTTATTCCTGTAGGTGGTGTTGGTGGCGTTCCAGTACCATCCCAGTTTGGAGGAGTTGGCTGGCTACCATCGGTAGAGTTCATTCCTGGAGCAAACTGTCCCATAGCACTTGGATTTCCCATAGGACCACCCATTCCAAATTCTTTATTACTGCCTTCTTCGGTAGCAGTTGCTGTAGCTGAGTTACCACTAGAAGTTGTAATTGTATAGCTTTCACCCTCGACCAAAGCTTCTGTACTGAAGACTACATTGCCAAAGGAAGATGCTGCAACAGTCTGGGCAACAACATTGCCACTGCTGTCTGTCACCGTGACTGTATCTCCAGCATTACCACTGACATTGGCTATAATATAGGACTGACTGGATCCTGTAGTGAAAGCTTGAGCCATTCCTTGATTCCCTATTGCCCAAACCGTTCCACCAGAAATAATCCCTGTCCCATCATAATCGATAGCAGCATTATCAGCACTGGTCTGGGTCACATAAAGACTGCCGCTCTTGACAGTGACATTGCCATTACTGTCTATACCGTCACCACCTGCTACGACGATAACATTAGCTCCGTCAATATTGATAGCCACCGAGTTCTCCAAATCAGCTATTGTATTGGCCAAACTGCTTGTATCAGCATTGGTCTTACTTGTCCATTCTGTCGCATTAAGACCATCGTCTCCAGCATTGACCGTAACAGAACCGCCTGTCAGATTGATATAGCGGCCCTCAATTCCTTCGTCTCCTGCCGTGACATTAACCGTTGAAGAGCCGCTGACTGCTATCTCATCCGTCACAGTTATCCCCTTGTCCGAAGCATTAATAGTTACTGTAGAATCTTTGATGGTCACATCCCCGCTATTGACATCCGTTTCATCTTCAGCTTGAATGCCGTCATCAGCTGCTGTAATAGTTAGATTGGCTTTGTTTAAGACTACACTTTTGGCCACATGAATCCCATCCTTGGCATCCGAAGTCAAATTCAGCGTGGCATTGTCAACTGTCAAACTGTCAGCAGAAATAGCATTCTGCTCACTACTAGCAAGGGCTAGACTACTTCCTGTAGAACTGCTAATGCTTAAGGCACCCGATGTCTCTACTGCATTGTCAGTAGTAGAGCTGAC
Protein-coding sequences here:
- a CDS encoding carbohydrate-binding domain-containing protein; this translates as MKQLFFSHNDKQERYGLKKSSKWKSAGSVLLATLALGAAILVGGQTVSADENTNADAAVTTTSDPTTANSDSTETDTGSALENASADAVASTSDNSASKDANNNSSADSETTATETSAVSTDTTASTSENKETTTSANTSASDGTISFDGSSVSSTASGVIIDGTTVTITSAGTYTLTGNGVNYTITVAASVTDPVTLNLDSLTLTDSSIKSESSADLTINVVSDSSVSSTTDNAVETSGALSISSSTGSSLALASSEQNAISADSLTVDNATLNLTSDAKDGIHVAKSVVLNKANLTITAADDGIQAEDETDVNSGDVTIKDSTVTINASDKGITVTDEIAVSGSSTVNVTAGDEGIEGRYINLTGGSVTVNAGDDGLNATEWTSKTNADTSSLANTIADLENSVAINIDGANVIVVAGGDGIDSNGNVTVKSGSLYVTQTSADNAAIDYDGTGIISGGTVWAIGNQGMAQAFTTGSSQSYIIANVSGNAGDTVTVTDSSGNVVAQTVAASSFGNVVFSTEALVEGESYTITTSSGNSATATATEEGSNKEFGMGGPMGNPSAMGQFAPGMNSTDGSQPTPPNWDGTGTPPTPPTGITRFSPTNTADGVQFAVQAAAVDTSLADTISKSDSDSSNGDPEFQSQVLYDTSSLPDLEIEAAATQTSQSLQSDQSPQAETASRGTQFSVKSKPQTLSAIKSKSSGNTVSQNVSNTASEKSTKTSSLSSLPDTGEKAQFGLTSLGGIAILSGTGLFIKKKKED